From Corticium candelabrum chromosome 9, ooCorCand1.1, whole genome shotgun sequence:
AGGAAGAAAGGTATCTAGACTGGATAACAATGAATAGTGTTGGTGGGCTCTGTGTGTCATATTTGCACCACTGTTTAATGTGGTGTGCTAGTTGTGGACGTTGTGGCTATAGAACATAAAAGTTATGTTTGTATAGGCACATTGAGATCATTATAATTTGTGTCTAGGCGACTTGCTTGCTTTAGCTGCTGTTGAAGAACAAAGTGCAGTTGAGCAGGAATCATTACCTTCTCCAGCACATGCTTCTGGGCCAACAGTGGATGCTGTACACAAGGAGACTGAGTCCAATCAGACTGCAGTGGATGAGCAAGAGCCTCCCCCTCTGCGTGCACCAACAAGTTGTGTTCCCGAGCAGTCCTTGTCTGTTGAGCAATCTTTGTCTATTGAGACTTCACTATCATTTTCTCCTGACAAGAATGAATCAACTCAGTTGGTAATAGCAGAACCCTCAAGTTCGGTTCCTAGTTCTGGAGAAGGAACAGTGACTAGTCAGAAACAAGCTCCTCCTATACAGCCTATATTGCAGCAGCTGGTGCTACAGCTACAGCTGCAACAACTTACACCGCAAATTCTTGCATCTCAACTTATGGCTCTACAACAGGCtcaagagaaagagaacaagctAAACAGTGTGAAGGATAACAAGCAGCAAGTTACTCCTCTAATAGCCGGTGCTCAGTTActtctgcagcaacaacagcaacagcagcagttaAGTTGGCTCCTTAGTTTGCTCCAAGGGTTTCAGGGATTGTCCAACCCATTGACGTTTCCTCAGCTTCAAGGAGGATCATTGTCGTTTCCGCCACAAGGCATTCCAAACCTTTTGCAGCAACTGCAGCAGACTCCACAAGTACGGGAGCAGGTTGACCAGAAACCAGTAGAAAGTTTGCCATCTGGAAACACAGtgcaaatgaaaaacaaacCATTCAGTGGTAGTTTCAGTCAAACGACATCAACAGCAAGTAATTCAGAAGCGTTTAAGTTGGGATTAATAACCACTGAAGCAATAAGGTCAGAATCTACAACTTCCGTAGTGATGGCTTCACCAATAACAAATGTGGGAGTGACAAATGCAGGACCCCAGGCAGCAGTGAATAAATCGGTAGACTCAAACGCTGATCACAATCAGGGGCCACGTCTCTTGAAACTATTGATGGGTCAGAGTGTCTCTGAATCTAATAGCAATCTACAACAACTGGGATCACAACAAAACACTACAACACCTTCATTTTTATCACCCGATGGCTGGCCGTCTTTCAGCAGTAGTGACCTGTTGAATAAAGGTTCACTAACAGGTAAGAATCCTTGGGGATCTGACGGATTGACGTCAACTTTATCAAGCCTTGGAAGTCAGTCTGTAGAATCAGAAGCAAAGCTTGAAATGCAATCTTTAGGAGAACCACCAGTTGACATTCAGCTGGATTTTCTTACAAGCCCAGATGAATTGAGAGTTTCTCGTGAAGAAGGAAAGACACCTGATTCCCCCCACTGGTCTCTCACTGATAAGACTGTAGCTCACATTGGGCCACCTGCATTTGAACCAGGAAAGATTTGGCCAGGCCTGTCTGGAGATGAAGGAGACAACAAAAAGGAGACAGATACTAAAGGAGAAACTGGAAGTGAAATTCCGGCTCTTGTAGTCAAGCCACAGACACGGACAACAGACTACCAAGCAGCTCTTCCTGTTCAGACTCCATCGCAATCAAATGTAGCACCAACACAAGTACCTCAGCAGCCAACAGCAAGAAAGTGGTCATCAGGGGTGGATGGTCCACTACAGCCGAAAGGTCCACTACTAGCAACACCACCATATCCACCAACTGTTGCTGTCCACCCAAGCAGTACTGGTAGGCCATTGGCACCACCATTTCCAGCTGGTCTTCAAACTAGTTTGCCATTTACTCTTCCTGCTGACTTTTCTAATGTGCCTCAGAAGCAAGGGATTCTTGGTGCCCATCCTCTTCCTAATCGCCCTCAACTTTCAGGTACTTTTCCGGTTGCATTTCCTGGATTGCTACCAGTGCTACCGCCTAATGGGAGGCCAACTCGTCCTCCAGGCATTCCTAAAAGTCACACAAAGTCTGTTGCCTCTGTGCGACCAGTACCTCACATGGGACCACATTCAACTCATCCGATAGTTAAACCAGGACCACGTGTAACAACAGTGACTGCATCAATTCCACCAGTCACATGGGCAAATAATTCTACTCATCATAGTGCAGTCAGTAGCCAGAAACAGTTTAATGGAATGCTGTCTACTAGTAGCAAACCAGAAGTCAGGTTTGTTTCTGAGCAGCAGGTAGCATCATCACCTGATTCACCTCAATTACAAACGTCGTGGGTGTTGTTGAAGAACATTCCTAAACAGGTGCTTTCTATTTCATTATTGTGTTGAATGTGTAATAACCCTGTTTGAATATTTGTAGTTTGACATGGATACTCTTCGTTCATTCTGCCAGCAGCATGGACCCCTAAAGGCATTTGAACCTAATTCCCAAAATGGCTCAGCACTGGTGAAGTACAGCAGCACTAATGAAGCACTACGAGCCAAATCACGTCTTCACCTGTGTCCTCTTGGGGGAGCTCGAATTGATGCTTATCTCGTTGGTGAAACTGACCTAGCTCTTTTCTATGAGCAGCTTCCTGCTGCACCAGTAGCTCGAAGTTGCCCTGTGGATAACAATGTGTTGTCTAAAGATGTGTCACAAACCACCTCACTGCCAGGTACTGTTGCCACAGATAAGATGGGTGAACTGCCATCTGTTGGTTCTGTGAAACGTGCTGGTGTCATGGATTTTCAAAGCTCTGTACCATTGCTAGATGCAAAGGCTCCAATTCCCCTGGCAGGACAGAATTCAAAAATGTGGTCACTTGCAGGACCAAGTGCTTTGTCTGCTGTGTCGACCAC
This genomic window contains:
- the LOC134185100 gene encoding uncharacterized protein LOC134185100, with protein sequence MDREDLKKYYDLLGIQDQSSRGLVKKAFIRKALQHHPDKHPGEPTELFQRLCAAYWKVSSTKPMPSCDKIFFGCFVDVEDAKLLKRQPTELFDSEEQFQDFESIVQSRRSRGKYIPSELTDREIAIFGKSFRDVVKDTVVQQLDRDIVDDSRKAKQKPKPAGAPAVVAKPKPKTKKQLQAEQRRREKEMAQIAAQLEEKAKLDEEKAEQRKQAEAERLKKQEEERIKQLAEMKRKEREAKEKQPQVSSRKREKETASEQLQLKQQPKKRDSKDKEGKRQENKQVSSKKEDFSRAKRKQPSKQVQQDATQRHQSRQTAPRRQQQLQQQQQQLQQAQQLNSRSQYEVPPRFRQRQAQQQQMQQPQQQHDGSKHQQSEMKHGDVPQPQNSDEVSHVEDVDLVASVKQWTGPTSNGGVKMNTIETLDSEIGECMKEEQFDDSDRRDESLSGSANTLDLLSSGLTELREPMCPISDTASLLTSSNWASRPSSQTGSLATGISSAWSVNGSTSWDPSLVATSHTDLEACSVSAVSSQTAWEAQHKPNARETSELGSVWNKAEGRRKVAVGTSGSEGKSEQPRTEAAMLGHLLDMGFEEGQALKALRNNPSNFEGALGDLLALAAVEEQSAVEQESLPSPAHASGPTVDAVHKETESNQTAVDEQEPPPLRAPTSCVPEQSLSVEQSLSIETSLSFSPDKNESTQLVIAEPSSSVPSSGEGTVTSQKQAPPIQPILQQLVLQLQLQQLTPQILASQLMALQQAQEKENKLNSVKDNKQQVTPLIAGAQLLLQQQQQQQQLSWLLSLLQGFQGLSNPLTFPQLQGGSLSFPPQGIPNLLQQLQQTPQVREQVDQKPVESLPSGNTVQMKNKPFSGSFSQTTSTASNSEAFKLGLITTEAIRSESTTSVVMASPITNVGVTNAGPQAAVNKSVDSNADHNQGPRLLKLLMGQSVSESNSNLQQLGSQQNTTTPSFLSPDGWPSFSSSDLLNKGSLTGKNPWGSDGLTSTLSSLGSQSVESEAKLEMQSLGEPPVDIQLDFLTSPDELRVSREEGKTPDSPHWSLTDKTVAHIGPPAFEPGKIWPGLSGDEGDNKKETDTKGETGSEIPALVVKPQTRTTDYQAALPVQTPSQSNVAPTQVPQQPTARKWSSGVDGPLQPKGPLLATPPYPPTVAVHPSSTGRPLAPPFPAGLQTSLPFTLPADFSNVPQKQGILGAHPLPNRPQLSGTFPVAFPGLLPVLPPNGRPTRPPGIPKSHTKSVASVRPVPHMGPHSTHPIVKPGPRVTTVTASIPPVTWANNSTHHSAVSSQKQFNGMLSTSSKPEVRFVSEQQVASSPDSPQLQTSWVLLKNIPKQFDMDTLRSFCQQHGPLKAFEPNSQNGSALVKYSSTNEALRAKSRLHLCPLGGARIDAYLVGETDLALFYEQLPAAPVARSCPVDNNVLSKDVSQTTSLPGTVATDKMGELPSVGSVKRAGVMDFQSSVPLLDAKAPIPLAGQNSKMWSLAGPSALSAVSTTGLNGLWSDPVDMNSSSLNPWMGSLESMPAKIGGSSGSTYTQSLSGSIYGSDST